One Candidatus Sulfurimonas baltica DNA segment encodes these proteins:
- a CDS encoding TIGR00282 family metallophosphoesterase, whose protein sequence is MRVGFIGDIVGSPGRDMLKNYLSKIREEYKIDFVIANYENTSHGFGLTKKNANEIVGYGLDCMTGGNHSWDKKEVEELFDTHEILRPHNYPDGVSGTGCKVYDVCGEKLAVLNLMGHFSMPLVDNAFRKAKETVESLHADGVKNILIDFHAEATSEKRGMMMLLQGKVSAIIGTHTHVSTDDFQIANATAYLTDIGLTGCRDNVIGMDKKVPLKQFLTGMKGHFDIPKKCKKILQIAVMDFSNGECTSAFKLKQFDDGEILKSEAWLEK, encoded by the coding sequence GTGAGAGTAGGTTTTATCGGTGATATTGTAGGTAGTCCGGGTCGAGACATGTTGAAGAACTATCTCTCAAAAATTAGAGAAGAGTATAAGATTGATTTTGTTATAGCAAACTATGAAAATACTTCACATGGATTTGGATTAACTAAAAAAAATGCAAATGAAATAGTTGGATATGGACTCGATTGCATGACAGGGGGAAATCATTCTTGGGATAAAAAAGAGGTGGAAGAGTTGTTTGACACACATGAGATACTTCGTCCACACAACTATCCTGATGGAGTTAGTGGAACAGGATGTAAAGTTTATGATGTTTGCGGGGAGAAGTTAGCAGTTTTAAACCTTATGGGACACTTCTCTATGCCTCTTGTTGACAATGCCTTTCGCAAGGCAAAAGAGACAGTTGAATCTCTACATGCAGATGGGGTGAAAAACATATTGATTGATTTTCATGCAGAAGCGACAAGTGAAAAAAGGGGTATGATGATGCTTCTTCAAGGTAAGGTCAGCGCAATTATTGGAACACATACCCACGTCTCTACTGACGATTTTCAAATAGCAAATGCAACAGCTTATCTTACAGACATTGGACTTACCGGGTGTAGAGACAATGTTATAGGTATGGATAAAAAAGTACCGTTAAAACAGTTTTTGACTGGCATGAAGGGTCATTTTGATATTCCTAAAAAATGTAAAAAGATACTTCAAATTGCCGTTATGGATTTTAGTAATGGGGAGTGCACCAGTGCATTTAAGCTGAAACAATTTGATGATGGAGAAATTTTAAAAAGCGAGGCGTGGCTTGAAAAATAA
- a CDS encoding EAL and HDOD domain-containing protein, with protein MNVINISKQKIFDNKNRLFAYELVFKDSEDQRTGLSTHVKGTAQLIMSSITSVELDKLLGQKTLAFINIDEETLLKGILDVLDKDRFILNILENIELTEKVIAKIIQYKKRGFILSIEHFDSSAEMIKKFNRLFNYIDIIKMDVELSEPENLQKVMSKFKGGRIKLLAQNIETKEDHKTYLDMGFDFFQGYYLDKPEVVEIIGSKEPAQFIILQLIKIIKENNETDKLEFFIKKQPDLSFKLIQFFNNSKSLSVKVESLIQVITLMGRSKLLRWLMVYLYAEVSKNPASKTLLELAIKRAERMEADANPRDKDKAYLAGMFSMLSSIFETDIKELMNHVKMDSDITSLVLEKKGIFAGSLMRAETAEKEYLKKIMIANFDKLDTTDLIYTLEYGGVEIDKSKL; from the coding sequence ATGAATGTGATTAATATTTCTAAACAAAAAATATTTGACAATAAAAATAGATTGTTTGCATATGAACTTGTGTTTAAAGACAGTGAAGACCAAAGAACAGGTCTCTCAACCCATGTTAAAGGGACAGCGCAATTAATTATGAGTTCCATTACAAGCGTAGAGTTAGACAAATTATTGGGACAGAAAACTTTAGCTTTTATAAATATAGATGAGGAGACACTTTTAAAAGGTATTTTAGATGTTTTAGACAAAGATAGGTTTATTCTAAATATATTAGAAAATATTGAGTTGACAGAAAAAGTAATTGCTAAAATAATACAGTATAAAAAAAGGGGATTTATATTGTCAATAGAGCATTTTGACTCAAGTGCAGAAATGATTAAAAAATTTAATAGATTATTTAACTATATAGATATAATAAAAATGGATGTTGAATTATCAGAGCCGGAAAATTTACAAAAAGTTATGAGTAAGTTTAAAGGTGGCAGAATTAAGCTTTTAGCACAAAATATTGAAACAAAAGAAGACCATAAAACTTATTTGGATATGGGTTTTGACTTCTTTCAGGGTTATTATCTTGATAAACCTGAAGTCGTAGAGATTATAGGATCAAAAGAGCCGGCTCAGTTTATTATATTACAGCTAATAAAAATTATAAAAGAAAATAACGAGACAGATAAATTGGAATTTTTTATAAAAAAACAGCCTGACCTATCTTTTAAACTTATCCAGTTTTTCAATAATTCAAAAAGTTTAAGTGTAAAAGTTGAATCATTGATTCAAGTTATTACTTTAATGGGCAGGAGTAAATTATTAAGATGGCTAATGGTATACCTATATGCTGAAGTTTCTAAAAATCCCGCTTCTAAAACTTTGCTTGAATTAGCTATAAAAAGAGCAGAAAGAATGGAAGCAGATGCTAACCCTAGAGACAAGGACAAAGCATATCTTGCTGGCATGTTCTCTATGCTTAGTTCTATTTTCGAGACAGATATAAAAGAGTTGATGAATCATGTAAAAATGGACAGTGATATTACATCTTTGGTATTAGAAAAAAAAGGAATCTTTGCCGGTAGTTTAATGAGAGCAGAGACAGCAGAAAAAGAGTATTTAAAAAAAATAATGATTGCTAATTTTGATAAGCTTGATACTACTGACTTAATATATACATTAGAATACGGCGGAGTTGAAATAGACAAAAGCAAACTTTAA
- a CDS encoding ribose-phosphate pyrophosphokinase, translating to MRGYKIFAGSSSVDFAKEICQVLDIPLAKADVKSFSDGEISVQIAESVRGRDVFIVQSTGSPSNDNLMELLIMTDALRRSSASSITAVVPYYGYARQDRKAAPRVPITAKLVADMYETAGIDRVVTIDLHAGQIQGFFNIPVDNLYGSVTFEHYIKSKNLKKPIIASPDIGGVARARYFAKRMGLEMVIVDKRREKANESEVMNIIGNVKGYDVIMIDDMVDTAGTMVKAATALKNNGAASVMACATHGVLSGKAYENLDNGELDELIITNTLETKPHAKIKVLSVAPLFAEVIRRVYHNESVNSLFE from the coding sequence ATGCGTGGTTATAAAATTTTTGCCGGATCTTCAAGTGTTGATTTTGCAAAAGAAATTTGTCAAGTTTTAGATATTCCATTAGCCAAGGCTGATGTTAAGAGTTTTAGTGACGGTGAAATTTCAGTTCAAATTGCTGAGAGTGTTCGCGGTCGAGATGTATTTATTGTCCAATCAACCGGGTCACCGTCAAATGACAACTTAATGGAGCTTCTTATTATGACAGATGCTCTTCGCCGCTCATCTGCTTCTAGTATAACGGCTGTTGTTCCTTACTATGGCTATGCAAGACAGGATAGAAAAGCTGCGCCCCGCGTTCCAATAACTGCAAAATTGGTTGCTGACATGTATGAAACTGCTGGTATTGACAGAGTTGTTACAATTGATCTTCATGCTGGACAAATTCAAGGGTTTTTCAACATACCAGTTGATAATCTATATGGCTCAGTAACGTTTGAGCACTACATAAAAAGTAAAAATCTTAAAAAACCTATTATTGCATCTCCAGATATTGGCGGTGTCGCTCGTGCTCGATACTTTGCAAAAAGAATGGGTTTAGAGATGGTTATCGTTGATAAGCGCCGTGAAAAAGCTAACGAGAGTGAAGTTATGAATATCATCGGAAACGTTAAGGGTTATGATGTAATTATGATTGATGATATGGTGGATACTGCTGGAACTATGGTAAAAGCTGCTACTGCACTTAAGAACAACGGTGCAGCATCAGTGATGGCATGTGCGACTCACGGTGTCCTTAGTGGAAAAGCTTATGAAAACTTAGATAATGGTGAACTAGATGAGTTGATTATTACTAACACATTAGAGACTAAACCGCATGCAAAAATAAAAGTGTTGTCAGTCGCACCACTTTTTGCTGAAGTAATTCGCAGAGTGTATCACAACGAGAGTGTAAACTCTCTCTTTGAATAG
- the lepA gene encoding translation elongation factor 4, which translates to MKNIRNFSIIAHIDHGKSTLADRIIQECGAVSDRELTKQMMDTMDIEQERGITIKAQSVRLDYVKDGEHYILNLIDTPGHVDFSYEVSKSLASSDGALLIVDAAQGVEAQTIANVYMAMENNLELIPVINKIDLPAADPVKVAEEIETSIGIDATDACLVSAKTGVGIRALIDAIVDRIPAPVGDPDATTKAIIYDSWFDQYLGALALVRVFDGKVKKGQNIKLMSNGEEHQILDLMYPHPMKKIKTSTIECGEIGIVVLGLKEVSVINVGDTITDAKNPALEPVGRYEPAKPFVFAGIYPIDTDEFESLRDALNKLRLNDSSLSYEPETSLALGFGFRVGFLGMLHMEVVKERLEREFNLDLIASAPSVLYEVYLNNGEKINVHNPSELPEVNKIDRIEEPYVKATVITPSEYLGNIITLLINKRGTQSKMTYLNENRVMLEYEVPMNEIVVDFYDTLKSISKGYASFDYEPLDFRVGDLVKLDIKVAGEAVDALSIVVPRNQALSRGRILVKNMKEIIPRQLFEVAVQASLGSQIIARETVKSMGKNVTAKCYGGDITRKRKLLEKQKAGKKRMKSIGKVQLPSEAFMSVLKMD; encoded by the coding sequence TTGAAAAATATTAGAAACTTTTCTATCATTGCTCATATTGACCATGGTAAAAGTACACTAGCCGATCGCATTATACAAGAGTGTGGCGCAGTAAGTGATAGAGAACTTACAAAACAGATGATGGACACTATGGATATTGAGCAAGAGCGCGGTATTACCATTAAAGCTCAAAGTGTTAGGCTTGATTATGTAAAAGATGGTGAGCACTACATCTTAAATCTTATTGACACTCCTGGCCATGTTGATTTTTCTTATGAGGTAAGTAAGTCCCTTGCTTCTAGCGATGGAGCATTACTTATTGTTGATGCTGCACAAGGCGTTGAAGCTCAGACTATTGCAAATGTTTATATGGCAATGGAGAATAACTTAGAACTAATCCCTGTTATAAATAAAATAGACTTGCCTGCTGCTGATCCTGTAAAAGTTGCAGAAGAGATTGAAACAAGCATAGGCATAGACGCGACTGATGCTTGTTTGGTGTCTGCAAAAACAGGTGTTGGTATACGTGCACTTATTGATGCTATCGTAGATAGAATTCCTGCTCCTGTTGGTGACCCTGATGCAACAACAAAAGCTATCATCTATGACTCTTGGTTTGATCAGTATCTTGGTGCTCTTGCCCTTGTTCGTGTTTTTGACGGTAAAGTTAAAAAAGGTCAAAATATTAAGCTTATGAGCAACGGTGAAGAGCATCAAATTTTAGATTTAATGTATCCTCACCCTATGAAAAAAATCAAAACCAGTACTATTGAGTGTGGCGAAATTGGCATAGTTGTTCTAGGGCTAAAAGAAGTTAGTGTAATTAATGTTGGTGATACGATTACTGATGCTAAAAATCCTGCATTGGAGCCTGTTGGAAGATATGAACCTGCTAAACCATTTGTATTTGCCGGCATATACCCAATAGATACGGATGAATTTGAAAGTTTACGTGATGCACTAAATAAACTAAGACTAAATGACAGCTCTTTATCTTATGAGCCTGAAACCTCTTTAGCCCTTGGTTTTGGTTTCCGTGTTGGGTTTTTAGGTATGCTTCATATGGAAGTTGTGAAAGAGAGACTTGAGCGTGAATTTAACCTTGACTTAATTGCTTCTGCCCCATCTGTTCTATATGAAGTGTATCTCAACAATGGTGAAAAAATTAATGTTCATAATCCTTCAGAGCTTCCAGAAGTAAATAAAATCGATAGAATTGAAGAGCCATATGTAAAAGCAACAGTTATTACTCCAAGTGAGTACCTTGGTAATATCATAACTCTTTTAATAAATAAACGCGGTACACAAAGCAAGATGACTTACCTTAATGAAAATAGAGTTATGCTTGAGTATGAAGTGCCAATGAATGAGATAGTGGTTGATTTTTATGATACTTTAAAGTCTATCTCTAAAGGTTATGCTTCATTTGATTACGAGCCTTTAGATTTTAGAGTAGGTGACCTTGTTAAACTTGATATTAAAGTAGCGGGGGAAGCAGTAGACGCACTAAGTATTGTAGTTCCTCGCAATCAAGCTCTATCACGTGGGCGTATTTTAGTCAAAAATATGAAAGAGATAATTCCTCGTCAACTTTTTGAAGTAGCTGTTCAAGCATCTTTGGGTTCTCAGATTATAGCTCGCGAAACAGTAAAATCTATGGGTAAAAATGTTACTGCCAAGTGTTACGGTGGAGATATTACTCGTAAACGCAAGCTTTTGGAAAAACAAAAAGCTGGTAAAAAACGAATGAAGTCCATAGGAAAAGTGCAACTTCCAAGTGAAGCATTTATGTCTGTTTTAAAAATGGATTAG
- a CDS encoding ComF family protein encodes MRCMLCESLSFAHICSTCQTTFLTPSIYKRKILNNIEVISFYKYNEIKDLLHTKHTDLGFYIYSILAKNSLLKFASEFKLESPVASIAIDDHVKSGYSHTAILNKSLDSKYIKPKFNKLRANNRVSYSGKSKEFRLINPRNFELKNFVEKEVILVDDIITTGSTLSQAIQKIESNKKEVLLCLTLVDVRIV; translated from the coding sequence ATGAGATGTATGTTGTGTGAAAGTTTATCTTTTGCACACATATGTTCTACATGTCAAACAACTTTTCTAACTCCCTCAATCTACAAACGAAAAATTTTAAACAATATTGAAGTTATATCTTTTTATAAATATAATGAAATAAAAGATTTACTACACACAAAACATACTGATTTAGGATTTTATATATATTCAATATTGGCAAAAAATTCTTTGTTAAAGTTTGCATCAGAATTTAAACTTGAGTCTCCTGTAGCTTCTATAGCAATTGATGATCATGTAAAAAGTGGGTATTCACATACAGCAATTTTAAACAAGTCACTTGATAGTAAATATATAAAACCTAAGTTTAATAAATTAAGAGCTAACAATAGGGTTTCATATTCAGGCAAAAGCAAAGAATTTAGACTGATAAATCCACGAAATTTTGAATTGAAAAACTTTGTAGAGAAAGAAGTTATATTGGTTGACGATATTATTACGACAGGTTCTACACTTAGTCAAGCTATTCAAAAAATAGAGTCAAATAAAAAAGAGGTACTGCTGTGTTTGACTTTGGTAGACGTTAGGATTGTATAG
- a CDS encoding response regulator has protein sequence MSAKIVIVDDEEDLLELLEYNLDKEGYEVVGFLNTKTVSQILDEEEIDLLIMDRNLPGVEGSEFVQELRKKGIATPVIYLSAKNRDSDIEEGFLRGGDDYITKPFNMKELLLRVKAMLRRTSKKIDEGNLSHRDLFLDKSSRALSVDGKNIDITKLEFNLLCEFILNKNMVLDRDHLLLNVWGDSEEYQYRTVNVAINRLKEKIDPDKTKDYIQTVRGIGYKLC, from the coding sequence ATGAGTGCAAAAATTGTCATTGTAGATGACGAAGAAGATTTACTGGAATTATTAGAGTACAACTTAGACAAAGAAGGTTATGAAGTAGTAGGGTTTTTAAATACGAAGACAGTATCTCAAATACTCGATGAAGAGGAGATAGATCTTCTTATAATGGATAGAAATCTTCCGGGCGTTGAGGGGAGTGAGTTTGTGCAAGAACTAAGAAAAAAAGGGATAGCTACACCTGTTATTTACCTAAGTGCAAAAAATAGAGACTCAGATATAGAAGAGGGTTTTTTAAGAGGAGGGGATGATTACATCACCAAACCTTTTAATATGAAAGAGTTGCTACTACGTGTTAAAGCAATGTTGCGAAGAACAAGTAAAAAAATAGATGAAGGCAATCTATCTCACAGAGATCTTTTTTTGGATAAAAGCTCAAGAGCGCTTAGCGTTGATGGAAAAAATATTGATATTACAAAACTAGAATTCAATCTTTTATGTGAGTTTATTTTGAATAAAAATATGGTTCTTGATCGTGATCATCTTTTGTTAAATGTTTGGGGGGACAGTGAAGAGTACCAGTATAGGACTGTAAATGTTGCCATAAATCGTCTTAAAGAGAAAATTGACCCAGATAAAACAAAAGATTATATACAGACAGTACGTGGAATTGGGTACAAGCTGTGCTAA
- a CDS encoding ATP-binding protein, protein MELELDNIENLDKFVAKVHDKTSLRVTILNADGIVIAESNADKESMDNHGSRYEIIKANSNKYADITRYSKTLKVDFLYVAKKININSETIYIRLSMSLAQIMDDFYSLWIKLFFVFIGIILISTFISKKMSERVVYDISQITNYLDEISNKNYNATIKIEYFYEFLQVSLLLKNLVKKLAKNDKKKIKNIAKLRLINKQRNDILSALSHEFKNPIASIVGYAQTIREDADMPPKIRDKFLEKISSNGEKISKMLDRLALSVKLDNGDLAINNSEFDLRELCHEVSLNQSSKYKDRDIIVEADEAVVISDKTMLELVLINLVDNALKYSSGDVKIILKNEKISIQDSGIGIKEEHLDKVTSKFYRVDKNSWDNSMGIGLAMVSYILKSLNSHLEIDSEFAKGSVFSFNIKNMLKS, encoded by the coding sequence ATGGAATTAGAATTAGACAACATAGAAAATTTGGATAAATTTGTAGCAAAAGTCCATGACAAAACTTCTCTTAGAGTAACAATTCTAAATGCCGATGGTATAGTGATAGCTGAGTCTAACGCAGATAAAGAGAGTATGGACAATCATGGTAGTAGATATGAGATAATTAAGGCTAATTCAAACAAGTATGCTGATATAACAAGATATTCTAAAACACTAAAAGTTGATTTTTTATACGTTGCTAAAAAAATCAACATTAATAGTGAGACGATTTATATTAGACTCTCTATGAGTTTGGCTCAGATAATGGATGATTTTTACTCATTATGGATAAAACTATTTTTTGTTTTTATTGGAATAATTTTGATTTCTACTTTTATTTCAAAAAAAATGAGTGAAAGGGTAGTCTATGATATTTCACAAATAACAAACTATTTAGATGAAATATCAAACAAAAACTATAATGCGACTATAAAAATTGAGTACTTTTATGAATTTTTGCAAGTTTCTCTACTTCTGAAAAATTTAGTAAAAAAACTTGCTAAAAATGATAAAAAGAAAATAAAGAACATTGCTAAACTAAGATTGATAAATAAACAAAGAAACGATATATTATCAGCACTTTCTCACGAGTTTAAAAATCCAATAGCATCTATTGTCGGGTATGCTCAAACAATTAGAGAAGATGCAGATATGCCACCGAAGATTCGTGATAAGTTTTTGGAAAAAATTAGTTCAAACGGTGAAAAAATATCTAAAATGTTAGATAGATTGGCTCTATCTGTAAAGCTTGATAATGGGGACTTAGCCATTAATAATAGCGAGTTTGACTTAAGAGAGTTGTGCCATGAAGTTTCGTTAAATCAATCTTCAAAATACAAAGATAGAGATATTATAGTTGAAGCAGATGAGGCGGTAGTTATAAGTGATAAAACAATGCTGGAATTAGTGTTAATAAACCTAGTTGACAACGCCCTGAAATATTCAAGCGGTGATGTAAAAATTATATTGAAAAATGAAAAAATATCAATTCAAGACAGCGGAATAGGGATTAAAGAGGAACATTTAGACAAGGTGACTAGTAAGTTTTACAGAGTTGACAAAAATAGCTGGGACAACTCTATGGGGATAGGCTTAGCTATGGTAAGTTATATCTTAAAATCACTAAATTCTCACCTTGAAATCGATTCAGAGTTTGCAAAAGGTTCAGTTTTTAGTTTTAACATAAAAAATATGCTAAAGAGTTAA
- a CDS encoding DNA polymerase III subunit gamma/tau, which translates to MKESSEVLARKYRPINFDELIGQETISQTLSLALDSNRLSHAYLFSGLRGSGKTSTARIFAKALICEQGLSHKPCGSCQNCISALGNRHIDIIEMDGASSRKIDDIRDLIEQTKYKPASSRFKIFIIDEVHMLTKEAFNALLKTLEEPPSYVKFILATTDPLKLPATILSRTQHFRFKSIATNKIINHLAHILNIEGIEYESDALEILARSGSGSLRDTLTLLDQAIIYSKNHVDVRTVTDMLGLVDPKFISELFRAVFAKDYARLVELTKVLEDYEADMVVDELIAYLKDRMYSSDALYSTLVLDRFFRILSESKYLFSINADGSFVLSLIFFKMIEALRIKEVDQMIESLQKEISRPSIAVSIPEPIQVAQTQQNIVEQTIEDEIQTSHVEDEMTSITPEKVLHVEVDPSLRVFQELIAKIRDRNFELGECFEKSISFISYGDSILTWESCADDECKKALTHGYSAIKQLVREVFGFKTKIKHEACTKTVQDLHVEPVKSAPTIEQPIMQHAQSTSMVEDAEIGGSASCVTNCESSDSSKEIDAVQMKDEPMVQKAVELFEAKKMTIQSKI; encoded by the coding sequence GTGAAAGAGAGTTCAGAGGTATTAGCAAGAAAATATAGACCAATTAATTTTGATGAGCTTATCGGTCAAGAGACAATTTCTCAAACTCTATCACTAGCACTTGACTCTAACAGACTCTCTCATGCCTACCTTTTCTCCGGTCTTCGGGGAAGTGGAAAGACTTCTACGGCCCGCATCTTTGCAAAAGCTCTTATCTGTGAGCAGGGATTAAGCCACAAGCCTTGCGGGTCTTGCCAAAACTGTATCTCTGCACTCGGAAACCGTCATATCGACATCATAGAGATGGATGGGGCTTCATCAAGAAAGATAGACGATATCAGAGATTTAATCGAGCAGACGAAATATAAACCGGCAAGTTCAAGATTTAAAATTTTTATTATAGATGAAGTCCACATGCTGACCAAAGAAGCATTCAACGCTCTTCTTAAAACACTTGAAGAGCCTCCTTCTTATGTAAAGTTTATCTTGGCTACTACCGATCCTCTTAAGCTGCCTGCTACAATACTTAGCCGTACTCAACACTTCAGGTTTAAAAGTATTGCTACAAATAAAATTATTAATCATCTGGCACATATTTTAAACATTGAGGGGATTGAATATGAGTCAGATGCCCTTGAAATATTAGCCAGAAGTGGGAGCGGAAGTCTAAGAGACACCCTAACTCTGCTTGACCAAGCAATTATATATTCTAAAAATCATGTAGATGTTCGCACCGTTACTGATATGCTTGGGCTGGTCGATCCTAAGTTCATTAGTGAGCTTTTTAGAGCCGTTTTTGCAAAAGATTATGCACGTCTTGTAGAGCTTACAAAAGTTCTTGAGGATTATGAGGCAGATATGGTAGTAGATGAGCTTATAGCATATCTTAAAGATAGAATGTACTCTAGTGACGCCCTATACTCAACATTAGTTTTAGACAGATTTTTTAGAATTTTAAGTGAGTCGAAATACCTATTTAGCATAAATGCCGATGGTTCATTTGTACTGTCACTTATATTTTTCAAGATGATAGAAGCTCTTCGAATAAAAGAGGTTGATCAAATGATTGAGTCTCTTCAAAAAGAGATTAGCAGGCCATCTATTGCTGTATCTATCCCTGAACCTATTCAAGTAGCACAAACACAACAAAACATTGTTGAGCAGACAATTGAAGATGAAATACAAACATCACATGTAGAAGATGAAATGACTTCAATCACACCGGAGAAAGTTCTACATGTAGAAGTAGATCCAAGTCTAAGAGTATTTCAAGAGCTAATAGCAAAAATCAGAGATAGAAATTTTGAACTTGGTGAGTGTTTTGAAAAAAGTATTAGTTTTATATCTTATGGAGACAGCATTTTAACCTGGGAGAGTTGTGCCGATGATGAGTGCAAAAAAGCTTTAACACATGGCTATTCTGCAATTAAACAGCTAGTTAGAGAAGTATTCGGATTTAAGACAAAGATTAAACATGAAGCCTGCACAAAAACTGTTCAGGACTTACATGTAGAGCCAGTGAAATCAGCACCAACGATTGAACAACCGATAATGCAACATGCTCAAAGCACCTCAATGGTAGAAGATGCAGAGATAGGCGGAAGTGCTAGCTGTGTAACAAACTGTGAAAGTAGCGACTCTTCAAAAGAGATAGATGCTGTTCAAATGAAGGATGAGCCGATGGTTCAAAAAGCAGTAGAACTTTTTGAAGCTAAAAAGATGACAATTCAGTCTAAAATTTAA
- a CDS encoding chemotaxis protein CheX has protein sequence MASSIAKQLEIAVDKKFSAVVVSLSGATYEGGTANGMRAIVKKLNDLSVKLKITIAFIDYSIPLYKHLKTLSKNTQLKLFKNISATKLFLDPKAYKSGMRVLIYDEDKENAKELSKELSKYGYTIVVADDASDFQYLCSNKSSDIIITHSSLNSSSKVKNIEKKNISLSKKLIINLPVFMDTAVETLVSFTGLEAEKLSHSIKKFDLDSSADIVCSVMHFSGDLNGYFALLFPKDIVLIAMESFIGEKIDENDNASIMDGVGEFCNVITGSAKTILSNKNIKVVFELPKTYVCVDLIRNEIGGRNGIWIDMQLAGKPYYMFITE, from the coding sequence TTGGCAAGTTCAATAGCAAAACAGCTGGAGATAGCGGTTGATAAAAAATTCAGTGCTGTTGTCGTCTCACTAAGTGGTGCTACATATGAAGGCGGTACTGCCAATGGAATGCGTGCAATAGTTAAAAAGCTAAATGATTTGAGTGTAAAGCTGAAAATCACTATAGCGTTTATTGATTACAGCATACCACTGTACAAACATTTAAAAACACTCTCTAAAAACACTCAGCTAAAGCTATTTAAAAATATCAGTGCTACAAAATTATTTCTTGACCCAAAAGCATATAAGAGTGGGATGAGAGTTTTGATATATGATGAAGATAAAGAAAACGCAAAAGAGCTTTCAAAAGAGCTCTCAAAATACGGATACACAATAGTTGTGGCAGATGATGCAAGTGACTTTCAATATCTTTGCAGTAATAAATCAAGCGATATAATAATCACACACAGTTCTCTTAATTCTAGTTCTAAAGTTAAAAATATTGAGAAGAAAAATATATCACTCTCAAAAAAGCTTATAATAAACCTTCCTGTTTTTATGGATACGGCAGTAGAGACGCTTGTCTCTTTTACGGGACTTGAAGCGGAAAAATTATCACATAGCATTAAAAAATTTGATCTTGACTCTTCTGCGGATATAGTATGTTCTGTTATGCACTTCAGTGGCGATTTAAATGGCTATTTTGCACTTTTGTTTCCAAAAGATATTGTTCTTATAGCTATGGAGTCATTTATTGGTGAGAAGATTGATGAAAATGACAATGCAAGCATAATGGACGGAGTAGGTGAGTTTTGCAATGTTATAACAGGAAGTGCAAAAACAATATTATCAAATAAAAATATAAAAGTAGTTTTTGAACTTCCTAAAACATATGTCTGCGTAGATTTGATACGCAACGAAATCGGCGGACGTAACGGCATTTGGATTGATATGCAGCTTGCCGGTAAACCGTACTATATGTTTATCACAGAGTGA
- a CDS encoding Crp/Fnr family transcriptional regulator, with protein MQLQDFDFYDELTSDEQELLLKTLKPVSMDAGKILFYQGDITQDILLLEDGEVRVYMQGSGMNEITLYSLRQNEQCIVNTTSTINQIPTIGSAITTTPIRGYLLNKELVVKLMRDNSNYQSYIFSLLTLRLDSVARVLENIKFKHLDERIYEWLQAQKNPTIQITHEELANYMGSSRVVVSRILKKMERESLLKLSRGSIELIHNF; from the coding sequence ATGCAACTACAAGATTTTGATTTTTACGACGAATTAACGAGTGATGAACAGGAACTTTTACTAAAAACTTTAAAGCCTGTATCTATGGATGCCGGTAAAATTCTTTTTTATCAAGGTGATATAACTCAGGACATACTTCTTCTTGAAGATGGTGAAGTAAGAGTATACATGCAAGGAAGTGGCATGAATGAAATCACCCTTTATAGTCTTCGACAAAATGAGCAGTGTATTGTCAACACAACTTCAACTATAAACCAAATTCCAACAATCGGTTCAGCCATAACTACCACTCCAATAAGAGGTTATCTTCTTAATAAAGAGCTTGTTGTAAAGCTAATGAGAGATAACTCCAATTACCAAAGCTACATATTCTCTCTTTTAACCTTGCGATTAGATAGCGTAGCAAGAGTTCTTGAAAACATTAAATTTAAACATCTTGATGAGAGAATATATGAATGGTTGCAAGCTCAAAAAAATCCAACTATACAAATCACTCATGAAGAATTGGCAAACTATATGGGGTCTTCAAGGGTAGTGGTAAGCCGTATTTTAAAAAAAATGGAAAGAGAGTCTCTACTCAAACTCTCAAGAGGTTCTATAGAGCTGATTCATAACTTTTAA